The sequence GTTGGCCACCACCTGGAAAAGGTGGTTGGCCGCCACCTGGAAAAGGAGGCGGCCTGCCACCCTGGTAACCTGGCCCTCCACCTTGATATCCAGGGTTGTTGCTCTGATAAGCAGGGCCGGGGCCACTGTGCATGTTGCCACCAGGGTTACCTTGGTAGCCTTGGTTGCCAGCTTGATTGCCAGGAGGGCCACCTTGGTAGCCAGGGTTGCAAGGAAAACCTTGCTGATAGTTTTGTCCACCTCCTGGTGCATACCCAGCTTGTGTGTTTGGTGCAtggggctggtaggttggtggAGTGCCAGCATttggcggtggaggtggcggcatgCTGCCCTGAGCATGGTGCATTGGAGGAGCTTCGCGGGGTGGCATCGGGTTCTGCCCTGGTGGGGGAGTGTTAAATCCCTGCCCAGGGGATGCATCTCTGTTCTGGAAGTTCTGCATGTTCTCTCGTCTCCTCTCAAAGTTCCTTGACCTATCAAAGTTACGAGGCCTATCATTGCGCCGGGATCTTTCATTGGCACGTGCATTGTTTCTCACCCACTCCTCATGATACTTAGGGTCATAAGGAACAGCTTCACCATTTATAAAAGGTTCTCCTACAACATAAGACAAAGGGTATCAGGCACATATATATGATTGAATCTTCATAGATCAGAGATCTCAAGTCTCCACTTCTATCACATATATAAAGATAACCCTGAAcagaagaaaaatatgtatgtaTAAACTCAGCCCATCAGCATATTCTAACGCATACTCACATAGTGTTATCATCCCTGAATACAGACATAAACAAGCTAAAAGACGGCATCCATGGTTGAGTCATAGGAAGACCACTAtataaaaatgttaaaactgCTATCTCAAGAGCTCAGAAGCCCAGGGCAGAAAGGATATCAACGCACTGGCTAAAAGCATAGAAAAATCATCTTGCCCAGAAACTGATGGGATACGGAATCACATAGTTTTGCGATTGTCTTAGATTATGCTCCATGCTTGACAAATAAAAAGAGTACTCACAACTAGAGCAAACATAAAAAAAACCACTAGAAACTGTTAAAGACAAATGTATTTCAAGCAACACATGACTGCCACACAGTTCTCAACTATACACGCAATTTGCGACACTCAAATTTTATCACAAAACATAAGTTGCAAATACTAAAATACCAAAGTTACGGCAGAATATAAGACCCAAATTAGCATGTAACAACTAATCAAGTTGACAGCATCCCAGTTTACTTGAATAGGTTATCTGACTTATCAGTCATGCTCTTCAATGTGTTCTCTTTTGAGTTAAGTGACATCGTACATTTAGATATCCTTGAGAAGTTGAGGCTATAAAATTTTACAGGATATCAATAATGAGATACTCATTTCTAAAGGATATCAATAATGAGATATTCATTTCTAAACAGTTTGGTACCAATAAAGTACAAAAGGGCAACCTAATTGCCTAATCGGCAGAAGCAATTTCATTAAATCGATAATTAAGAAGTAAAAGGTAAGAGCTAGAGGAAATTAGAAGCACACATTCCTAGAAATTATATGAGTGCATCAGAGTTCCACAATATGGATAGTCCAATATGATGGTCATAACTCATAACAACATAGGCAGTAAGCACCTTGAggaaagataaatatataaccAGGAATCAACGACTATTTGAAAATAGTGGAAGGCATAGTCAGATAGAAAGCATATAATTGTTACCTCCATAGTCCTTGTTTTTCACATCCAAGTATGAATCAGGAAGAACCCAGAGGACCTTGGGCAATtctacaaataattttttgcaCAAGGTTACATCATGATCATTTAGAGTCAACTTCATAAAAAATTGTATCCAAAGAATATCATTTAACAATACCTTTTAGTTTGTAGGAAAGTTCCTCAGAGACGAGGGCTCCAAAAGCAAAGTAATGCCGAGTTGACACTGAATAGATCTTGTGCCTTGCTTCTTCCTCGCTGGAACACAGGGTTGATAAAAATACTTCAGAATAATGCATAAAGTGACTAATACCATGTACTAGCCAAGACAGCCAAAATATTAAGCATATAGCTGCATGTCGCTGTCCTCAAACACAAGCCCTGCTTATGGTTGTAAGAGATAAACTAAAGATATTAACATGAGCTAATATTGCAGATAGATGGCTGAGCAAGTCTGATTGTCATCGGGGTTATCATTAAAACTAACATCAGGATTATCATTAAAACTAACCACCGTCATCCAGTAAGAATCAATTGCTGACACAAATGACAAATA is a genomic window of Phragmites australis chromosome 17, lpPhrAust1.1, whole genome shotgun sequence containing:
- the LOC133897358 gene encoding multiple organellar RNA editing factor 8, chloroplastic/mitochondrial-like, translated to MAMASTSRALRLARLSSPLRGAAASRPLRPLAGASGSLLPAALRPSSEPARFFATHPATSSLRDSSPNWTNRPPKETILLDGCDFEHWLVVMEPPPGDPGNPEVTRDEIIESYIKTLAQVVGSEEEARHKIYSVSTRHYFAFGALVSEELSYKLKELPKVLWVLPDSYLDVKNKDYGGEPFINGEAVPYDPKYHEEWVRNNARANERSRRNDRPRNFDRSRNFERRRENMQNFQNRDASPGQGFNTPPPGQNPMPPREAPPMHHAQGSMPPPPPPNAGTPPTYQPHAPNTQAGYAPGGGQNYQQGFPCNPGYQGGPPGNQAGNQGYQGNPGGNMHSGPGPAYQSNNPGYQGGGPGYQGGRPPPFPGGGQPPFPGGGQPPFPGGNPSYQGGSPSYGDGAPGYQGQAGNPSYQQGGGNYNAGAPTYEGRDGPGRNYQ